The following are from one region of the bacterium genome:
- a CDS encoding GNAT family N-acetyltransferase gives MDELAGERKGRGEEASIAEAIATLAGRAMDAPWSAGQIREALASPRASLMCQEDEDGAMVGFVLGRRVDRDLVEIDLVAVDPDRRRRGIGCALLEELIAAEGEGGVTTFRLELAARNAAAAALYAAVGFVVVGRRARYYPDGDDALLLTWTAEDAAAETGRDGRRGE, from the coding sequence TTGGACGAGCTCGCGGGAGAGCGGAAGGGCCGAGGGGAAGAAGCCTCGATCGCGGAGGCCATCGCGACCCTGGCCGGGCGGGCGATGGACGCCCCCTGGAGTGCCGGGCAGATCCGGGAGGCCCTGGCTTCGCCCCGCGCCAGTCTGATGTGTCAGGAGGATGAAGACGGCGCGATGGTCGGCTTCGTCCTCGGTCGCCGGGTCGACCGGGACCTGGTCGAGATCGACCTGGTGGCGGTCGACCCGGACCGGCGCCGACGAGGGATCGGGTGCGCGCTGCTCGAAGAGCTGATCGCCGCGGAAGGCGAGGGCGGGGTGACCACGTTCCGGCTCGAGCTCGCCGCGCGCAATGCGGCGGCCGCCGCGCTCTATGCAGCCGTCGGATTCGTGGTCGTCGGTCGGCGGGCACGCTATTACCCCGACGGCGACGACGCCCTGTTGCTGACCTGGACCGCGGAGGACGCGGCGGCGGAGACGGGGCGCGACGGACGGAGGGGGGAGTGA